One Eurosta solidaginis isolate ZX-2024a chromosome 5, ASM4086904v1, whole genome shotgun sequence DNA segment encodes these proteins:
- the LOC137251849 gene encoding isovaleryl-CoA dehydrogenase, mitochondrial codes for MSVSLRLVAKSISQVLPRCVGVGMPLQARAAAYYPVQDKLYGLNEDQQKLREIAFNFFQKELAPYAREIDKNDNFKDLRAFWKKLGDLGFLGITAEPDFGGTGGTYLDHCIVMEEISRAAGGVALSYGAHSNLCVNQLTKNGTIEQKEKYLPKLCSGEHIGGLAMSEPGSGSDVVSMKLRAEKKGDYYVLNGTKFWITNGSDADTLIVYAKTDSGVADKHAITAFIIETAWEGFSVAQKLDKLGMRGSSTCELVFQDLKVPAKNMLGKVNKGVYVLMSGLDYERLVLAAGPVGLMQAAVDVSFDYAHQRKQKGQLIGEFQLMQGKMADMYTILSACRSYLYAVARAVDNGERSSKDCAGVILYCAEKATQVALDAIQILGGNGYINEYPTGRIMRDAKLYEIGAGTSEIRRWLIGRQLNEEYK; via the exons ATGTCGGTAAGTTTACGTTTGGTTGCAAAATCAATTAGCCAAGTGTTGCCGCGATGTGTGGGTGTAGGCATGCCACTGCAGGCACGAGCAGCCGCTTACTACCCAGTCCAAGACAAATTGTATGGTTTAAATGAAGACCAACAGAAACTGAGGGAGatcgcatttaatttttttcaaaaggaattgGCTCCCTACGCCAGGGAAATCGACAAAAATGACAATTTTAA AGATCTGAGagctttttggaaaaaattgggTGATTTAGGCTTCTTAGGCATAACAGCTGAACCAGATTTTGGTGGCACCGGAGGCACTTACCTGGATCATTGCATTGTTATGGAAGAAATATCCAG AGCTGCAGGCGGGGTTGCCTTATCATATGGCGCTCACTCCAACCTTTGCGTTAATCAACTCACCAAAAATGGCACAattgaacaaaaagaaaaatacttACCCAAGCTATGCAGTGGCGAACACATTGGCGGTTTGGCCATGTCTGAGCCGGGTTCCGGTTCCGATGTGGTATCCATGAAGTTACGTGCAGAAAAGAAAGGTGATTACTACGTACTGAACGGTACCAAATTTTGGATTACCAATGGTTCTGATGCCGATACTTTAATTGTGTATGCCAAGACCGATAGCGGCGTTGCCGATAAGCATGCCATAACAGCATTTATAATTGAAACAGCATGGGAAGGCTTTAGTGTAGCACAGAAACTGGATAAATTAGGAATGCGTGGCAGCAGTACATGTGAATTGGTGTTTCAAGATTTAAAAGTGCCTGCCAAGAATATGTTGGGGAAAGTGAATAAGGGTGTGTATGTGCTAATGTCTGGCTTGGATTATGAACGTCTTGTATTGGCTGCCGGTCCAGTTGGATTGATGCAAGCAGCTGTTGATGTATCCTTCGATTATGCGCATCAACGTAAACAAAAGGGTCAACTTATTGGAGAATTTCAATTAATGCAGGGTAAAATGGCGGATATGTACACAATATTAAGTGCTTGCCGTTCCTATCTATATGCTGTAGCGCGCGCTGTTGATAATGGTGAACGCAGCTCAAAGGACTGCGCTGGTGTTATTCTATACTGTGCTGAGAAGGCAACCCAAGTGGCATTAGATGCAATACAAATACTTGGTGGTAATGGTTATATTAATGAATATCCTACGGGACGTATAATGCGTGATGCAAAATTGTATGAAATCGGTGCTGGTACGTCCGAGATAAGACGTTGGCTCATTGGTCGTCAACTTAATGAAGAGTACAAGTAA